GTAACCGAAGAGGAGATCCGCCTGATGGTGGATATCGGCCAGGAGCGGGGCACCATCGCCGCGGACGAGCGGGAGATGATCGACAATATATTTGAATTTAATAATACCACCGCAGAGGAGATCATGATCCATCGAACGGACATGTCGGTCATCGGCCTAGACGATACGCCTGCGGATATCCTCGCCCTAATCGAGGAGACCGGGCTGAGCCGTTTCCCCGTTTATGGGGAGGATATTGACGATATCCGAGGCATCGTTTCCACCCGGCAGTTCTTGCTCAACCAGCGGCACGAAAATCCGCTGCCGCTTTCTAAAATCATGCGCCCCGCCTACTTTGTGCCGGAATCCGTCCGGGCGGATATCCTTTTCCGCGAAATGCAAAAGACCAAGACCCATTTGGCCATCGTGGTGGACGAGTACGGCGGCACCAGCGGACTGGTCACCATGGAGGACTTGCTCGAAGAGATCGTGGGCAATATTTACGATGAGTTCGATCCGCAGGATGTGCAGGAACTCCAGCCCCTGGCCGAGAACCTGTGGCGGGTGTCCGGCGGCATCGATTTGGAGTCGTTGGGCGAGGCGCTGGAGATGGAACTGCCCACCGAAGAGGAATACGATACGCTGGGCGGGCTGGTCTTTAGCCAGCTGACCGCCATCCCCGAGGATGGCAGCCGGGTGACCGTCGAAGTGGCCGGATTGCACATCGAGGTAGAGGAGCTGATCGAGCACCGCGTAGAGTGGGCGCTGGTTTCCAAACTGCCGCCCCAAACGCCGCCGGAAGAATCCGAAGGCGAACATTGACGCAGGGTCGCCTCTGGCGTTATCATGACGGAGGAATATGGACTTCAAAGGAGGACTGTTTATGGCAAAAATTAAAGTAGGTATTGCAGGTTACGGTAATTTAGGCCGCGGGGTTGAGCTGGCCCTGCAGCAAAATGAGGATATGGAACTGGCCGGTATTTTTACCCGCCGGGACCCTAAAAGCCTTGTGCCCCAGACGCCGGGCGCCAAGGTGTTTGCACTGGCCGATGCGCCCAGCATGCAAGCGGAGATCGACGTAATGATCCTGTGCGGGGGCAGCGCTACCGATCTGCCTGAGCAAGGCCCGCAGCTGGCCCAGTACTTTAACACCATCGACAGCTTTGATACCCACGCCAAGATCCCGCAGCACTTCGCGGCGGTGGATGCGGCGGCCGCCCGCTCCGGGCACGTGGCCATCATCTCCGTTGGCTGGGATCCCGGCCTATTCTCTCTGAACCGTCTGCTCGGCGAGGCCTCCCTGCCCCAGGGCGCCAGCTATACCTTCTGGGGGCGCGGGGTCAGCCAGGGCCACTCGGATGCCATCCGCCGCGTGCCCGGCGTAAAGGATGCCAAGCAGTATACGGTTCCTGTGCAAAGCGCGATCGACCGCATCCGCGGCGGCGAAACGCCGGCCTTTACCACCCGCGAAAAACATTTGCGCGAGTGCTTTGTGGTCTTGCAGCCGGGCGCGGACGCGGTGGCGGTAGAGAAAACCATTAAAGAAATGCCCAACTATTTTGCCGATTACGATACCACCGTTCACTTTATTTCAGAAGAGGAGCTGCGGCGCGAGCACGCCGCGATGCCCCACGGCGGTTTCGTGATCCGCAGCGGGCAGACCGGGGAAGGCACCCGCCAGGTGATGGAGTTCTCCCTTAAGCTGGAGAGCAACCCAGAATTCACCTCCAGCGTGCTGGTGGCTTATGCTCGTGCGGCGTATCGCTTGGCCAAGGAGGGGCAAAGCGGTGCCAAAACGGTGCTGGATATCGCTCCGGCCTATCTTTCGCCCAAGAGCGGCGAGGCCCTTCGGGCAGAGCTGCTGTAAGCGCTTCCATCCATCATACAAATGCGGCTGGGCTTTTATCCAGCCGCATTCTTTCTATTCTTATCACTGATGGCGTTAACAAAAAGCGCCGGAGAAATTCTCCGGCGCTTTAACTATTTCCCCGCTAACCCTAACGGCCCCATGGCTGCTGGCCGCCCTGCTGTTGCTGGGTCTGTTGTTCCTGTATTTTCTCATAATCAGTGTAATCCCCCAGGGTGACCTCAACCTCGATCTCGCGGTTCAACTGCTCGCGGTAGATCTTCATTTTAATGGTCTGCCCTACATTCACCCCCGAGAGGATATCCTGCATATCCACATCGTCCGAGATCGGCGTACCGTTCACCTCGGTCACCAGGTCGCCCTGCTGAATGCCGGCCTTATCCGCCGGGCTGCCGGCTACCACGCTGCGCACGAACAACCCCACCGGGATATTATAGCTCTTGGCATCCTGCTCGGTAAACTGGGTATAGGTAAAGCCTACCCAAGGCCGCGGGATACTGCCGTTGGCGATCAGCTGCTGCGCTACGGGGATGGCGTCGTTAATGGGAATCGCAAAGCCCAGACCCTCTGCCGAAATAGCGTTGCCGTACTCATCGTAGCCGATCGTGGTATTCTTAGAGGTATTGATGCCGATGACCTCGCCCTTCAGGTTGGCCAGCGCGCCGCCGCTGTTGCCGGGGTTGATGGCCGCGTCCGTCTGGATCATGTTCATCTTACGGCCCGCCTCGTTGGTAATGGTCCGATCCTTGGCCGAGATATAACCCACCGTTACCGTGCCGGAAAGCTGGGTGCCCAAGGGGCTGCCCACCGCGATCGCCATCTGCCCGGTCTTGATGGCGTCCGAATCGCCCAAGGGCGCCGCTACCAGATTGGGCAGATCTACTTTAATGACCGCAAGGTCGGTCGCCTCATCGCGGCCCACCAGTTTAGCCTCGGCCTCAGTGCCGTCCAGCAGCACCACTTTGATGACCTGCGCGTCCTCCACCACGTGGTTGTTGGTTAAAATATAGCCTTCTTCGGAGATAATAATGCCGCTGCCGGAGGAAACGGAGGTCCCGCTGCCCATACTGCTGGCGCTGGTCCCCACGATGGAAACCACGCTGGGCGTCAAGTTCTCAGCCACCTGCACCACGGCGTCCTCATTCTCCTGCATTTCCTTGAGCGAGCCGCCCAGCGCTACCTCGCCGCCCGAGGTATTCTGCGTTCCGCCAGAAGCGCTGGCGCTGGGCGAGGCCTGCGCGCTGGTGGTGGGCGCCGCCGCCTGAGAGCCACCGTCGTTATTCTGATGCTCGATCGCCACGGCGACGACCAGCCCGCCGATGATCAGTAAAACGATCACCAGGGATAAGACCAACCACTTCCTGCTGTGTGAGGGACGCGGGTCATAATAATAATCGTTCATCAATTTCACTCCTTGATAGGCATTGTCATCTTATTTCTGTCCAACTGCCCTTATTATAATGCGGCTTATTTAATAAAGTATGAACGTGCTGTAAAAAGAAAACCCTGCCCTCTCTCATTCTTTTTCGCGCTCGCGCGCCTTATCGCCGCCAAAGTCCTTCGCCCGTTTTTCCAGCAGCTTGCCCTTTTCCTGATAGCTGGCCAGAGAGAATACGAACGAAGTCCCCTTGCCAGCCTGGCTGGTGGCCTCGATGGTCTGTCCATGCTCCTCAATGATCTTTTTGACGATCGACAGGCCCAGTCCCGTGCCCCTGCCAGGGGTATGCGCGGTATCCGCCTTGTAGAACCGCTCAAAGATGAAGGGAAGCTGATCCTCCGTTAAGCCGATGCCGCTGTCCTTTATGCAGCAAAACGCCTTGCCGGTGGAGGTATAAGTCCAAATATCCAGCTGGCCCCCCTCCGGGGTGAACTTGATCGCATTGTCAATCAGGTTGCTCAGCACCTGGTCGATCCGATCCGGATCAGCCCAAACCATACAGGTTTCCGACCGGAAATCCACCTGTACCTGCAGGTGCTTATCGTCGATACGCCCTTCATAGCGGATCAGCACCCGCCGGATGCGCTCGTTAAGCTCAAAGGCGCTGCACTGCAAGGGGAAATTGCCCGATTCCATCT
Above is a genomic segment from Luoshenia tenuis containing:
- a CDS encoding hemolysin family protein, with product MSPDPIWSQLLLQVVLIALNAFFAATEIAVISLNENKLRHQAEQGDKKAKQMLRMVQTPAGFLSTIQIGITLAGFLASAFAAENFSDKLVQFLVKDCGFTVLPEQTLDVISIIVITLILSYFTLVLGELVPKRVAMKRSEKVARAASGVIHFLSVVMKPIVWLLSVSTNGVLRLMRIDPAEKEEAVTEEEIRLMVDIGQERGTIAADEREMIDNIFEFNNTTAEEIMIHRTDMSVIGLDDTPADILALIEETGLSRFPVYGEDIDDIRGIVSTRQFLLNQRHENPLPLSKIMRPAYFVPESVRADILFREMQKTKTHLAIVVDEYGGTSGLVTMEDLLEEIVGNIYDEFDPQDVQELQPLAENLWRVSGGIDLESLGEALEMELPTEEEYDTLGGLVFSQLTAIPEDGSRVTVEVAGLHIEVEELIEHRVEWALVSKLPPQTPPEESEGEH
- a CDS encoding S1C family serine protease, producing MNDYYYDPRPSHSRKWLVLSLVIVLLIIGGLVVAVAIEHQNNDGGSQAAAPTTSAQASPSASASGGTQNTSGGEVALGGSLKEMQENEDAVVQVAENLTPSVVSIVGTSASSMGSGTSVSSGSGIIISEEGYILTNNHVVEDAQVIKVVLLDGTEAEAKLVGRDEATDLAVIKVDLPNLVAAPLGDSDAIKTGQMAIAVGSPLGTQLSGTVTVGYISAKDRTITNEAGRKMNMIQTDAAINPGNSGGALANLKGEVIGINTSKNTTIGYDEYGNAISAEGLGFAIPINDAIPVAQQLIANGSIPRPWVGFTYTQFTEQDAKSYNIPVGLFVRSVVAGSPADKAGIQQGDLVTEVNGTPISDDVDMQDILSGVNVGQTIKMKIYREQLNREIEVEVTLGDYTDYEKIQEQQTQQQQGGQQPWGR
- a CDS encoding diaminopimelate dehydrogenase; its protein translation is MAKIKVGIAGYGNLGRGVELALQQNEDMELAGIFTRRDPKSLVPQTPGAKVFALADAPSMQAEIDVMILCGGSATDLPEQGPQLAQYFNTIDSFDTHAKIPQHFAAVDAAAARSGHVAIISVGWDPGLFSLNRLLGEASLPQGASYTFWGRGVSQGHSDAIRRVPGVKDAKQYTVPVQSAIDRIRGGETPAFTTREKHLRECFVVLQPGADAVAVEKTIKEMPNYFADYDTTVHFISEEELRREHAAMPHGGFVIRSGQTGEGTRQVMEFSLKLESNPEFTSSVLVAYARAAYRLAKEGQSGAKTVLDIAPAYLSPKSGEALRAELL